The following proteins are co-located in the Marinomonas profundi genome:
- the yegD gene encoding molecular chaperone, with protein sequence MICGFDYGTSNCALGLSQGTSVQLVPLEGQHAFLPSTLYALDRDLITESVIRGMHDIHSRHTFAELRQNALTRAKRARYEEDIADEDQTLFFGRAAFDEYFQWPEEGYFVKSPKSFLGGAGLRTEHIHFFEDVVTVMMQNIKQRAEKSLGAEITHTVIGRPVNFQGLDADVSNRQALEILTTAGKRAGFKEIEFLYEPIAAGLDFEVTLTEDKTVLVVDIGGGTTDCAMVRMGPDYLKKEDRRGDFLAHTGERIGGNDLDIQIAGKHLMPLFGMGSLLKTGLPMPTQMYWNAITTNDVSAIATFNSLATKNQINQLRLDAAQPKLIERFLRMREEKHNYHIVRSAEEAKIALSDAQSYLASLDYIEAELAATITRDELAKSIASPLEKMLSLMMAAIAQAGEQPDLIYMTGGSAKSPVIRAAIQQRIGDIPVLDGDHFGSVAAGLTVWADRIFK encoded by the coding sequence ATGATTTGCGGCTTCGATTATGGAACATCCAATTGTGCCTTGGGATTATCCCAAGGCACGTCAGTGCAGCTTGTGCCATTAGAGGGGCAGCACGCATTTTTACCTTCTACTTTATACGCTTTAGATCGAGACTTAATTACCGAATCCGTTATTAGAGGAATGCACGATATTCATTCACGGCATACCTTTGCCGAGTTGCGTCAAAATGCGTTAACACGAGCCAAACGTGCGCGTTATGAAGAAGACATAGCGGATGAAGACCAAACGTTATTTTTTGGTCGTGCGGCGTTTGACGAATACTTTCAATGGCCGGAAGAAGGCTACTTCGTTAAATCCCCCAAGTCATTTTTAGGTGGCGCTGGGCTTCGTACCGAGCATATTCATTTTTTTGAAGACGTTGTCACCGTAATGATGCAAAACATCAAGCAACGGGCTGAAAAAAGTTTGGGTGCCGAGATAACACATACGGTGATTGGCCGTCCGGTTAACTTTCAAGGTCTAGATGCTGACGTGAGTAATCGTCAAGCGCTTGAGATTTTGACGACAGCGGGCAAACGCGCGGGCTTCAAAGAAATTGAATTTCTGTATGAACCCATCGCGGCGGGGTTGGATTTTGAAGTGACCTTAACCGAGGACAAAACCGTGTTGGTTGTTGATATCGGTGGGGGGACAACCGATTGTGCCATGGTTCGAATGGGCCCAGATTACCTTAAAAAAGAAGACCGGCGTGGTGATTTTTTAGCGCACACCGGTGAACGAATTGGTGGTAACGATTTAGACATACAGATTGCAGGCAAACATTTAATGCCGCTTTTTGGCATGGGTTCCTTGCTTAAAACGGGGCTGCCGATGCCCACACAAATGTATTGGAATGCAATCACCACCAACGATGTATCGGCGATTGCGACGTTTAATAGCCTAGCCACCAAGAATCAGATAAACCAACTTAGATTGGACGCTGCACAGCCAAAATTGATTGAGCGCTTCTTACGGATGCGCGAAGAAAAGCATAACTATCATATTGTGCGCAGTGCAGAAGAAGCCAAAATTGCCTTATCCGATGCGCAGAGCTACCTTGCTTCACTCGATTATATCGAAGCGGAATTGGCCGCTACTATTACCCGTGATGAATTGGCGAAATCGATCGCTTCGCCATTGGAGAAAATGTTAAGTCTGATGATGGCTGCAATAGCACAAGCGGGTGAACAACCAGACTTGATCTACATGACCGGCGGCTCGGCTAAATCGCCCGTTATTCGCGCGGCGATTCAACAACGCATTGGCGATATTCCGGTATTGGATGGCGATCACTTTGGCAGTGTCGCCGCGGGATTGACGGTATGGGCCGACCGAATCTTTAAATAA
- a CDS encoding sigma-54 interaction domain-containing protein has product MEKVLVSWIGEADLTSASANIPASGPISSTLSQLSFDRVVLLCSYPASRSTPYFEWLQRQTNCLIEHQQAKLVSPVHFESIYLSANGILQSLTDSQSAISILLSPGTPAMQAIWILLGKARYPVTFYQSSKEQGVQRVDIPFDISAEYRPLATQLNSQQFATLSFESEVSNAAFENIVTQNPHLQRLKHQAHILADRDVPVLIQGETGTGKELFARAIHNASARSGKPFVPVNCGAFPTELVDSILFGHKKGAFTGAIADRQGYFQQASGGTLFLDEFGELEPSVQVRLLRVLQEGVIMPVGATKEETVDVRIITATHRNLMQAIQEGQFREDLFYRVAVGVLTLPPLRERQGDVILLAQALLQEMAKQDVALKNKKISTNAKNIILAHAWPGNIRELRSTLLRASLWSSEEEISAEDIEQALFERPQNTTRLLDRDISQGIDIQDIISEIVKHYIPKALAHSNGSKSKAAELLGLKNYQTLTNWMDKYNVK; this is encoded by the coding sequence GTGGAAAAGGTATTGGTATCATGGATAGGTGAAGCGGATTTAACCTCAGCGAGTGCCAATATTCCAGCAAGTGGGCCGATTTCGTCGACCTTGTCACAGCTTTCTTTTGACCGAGTGGTTCTGCTTTGTTCTTATCCCGCATCTAGAAGCACACCTTATTTTGAATGGCTTCAGCGCCAGACTAACTGCCTGATTGAACACCAACAAGCAAAGCTTGTTTCGCCGGTTCATTTCGAATCCATTTATTTATCCGCCAATGGCATTTTACAGTCTTTAACCGATAGCCAATCGGCTATTTCCATTTTATTAAGCCCTGGAACGCCAGCCATGCAAGCGATTTGGATTCTGCTTGGCAAGGCAAGATACCCTGTGACGTTTTACCAATCCAGTAAAGAACAGGGTGTTCAGCGTGTCGATATTCCTTTTGATATTTCTGCAGAATACAGGCCATTAGCCACACAGTTAAACTCTCAACAGTTTGCGACGTTATCCTTTGAAAGTGAGGTTTCTAACGCCGCCTTTGAAAATATCGTCACTCAAAATCCTCACTTGCAGCGACTCAAACACCAAGCGCACATTCTGGCCGATCGGGATGTACCCGTCTTGATTCAGGGGGAAACCGGTACAGGAAAAGAGCTTTTCGCCAGAGCCATTCATAATGCGAGCGCGCGCTCAGGCAAACCTTTTGTGCCGGTGAATTGTGGTGCATTTCCTACCGAGCTGGTGGATTCTATATTGTTCGGTCACAAAAAAGGCGCTTTTACCGGAGCGATAGCCGATCGACAAGGGTATTTCCAACAAGCCAGTGGCGGCACTCTTTTCTTAGATGAATTTGGGGAGTTAGAACCCAGTGTTCAAGTTCGACTGCTACGGGTGTTGCAAGAAGGCGTGATCATGCCTGTGGGAGCCACTAAAGAAGAAACGGTCGATGTTCGAATCATCACCGCAACCCATCGAAACCTGATGCAGGCGATTCAAGAAGGGCAGTTTCGTGAAGATCTTTTTTATCGCGTTGCCGTAGGTGTGTTAACACTGCCACCATTAAGAGAACGACAGGGTGATGTTATTTTGCTGGCGCAGGCATTATTGCAAGAGATGGCAAAGCAAGACGTAGCATTGAAGAATAAGAAAATTTCTACCAATGCAAAAAATATTATCCTCGCGCACGCTTGGCCGGGCAACATTCGCGAACTACGCTCCACCTTATTACGGGCTTCTTTATGGAGCAGTGAAGAGGAAATATCAGCAGAAGACATCGAGCAAGCCTTGTTTGAAAGACCTCAGAATACTACCCGTTTATTAGATAGGGATATTTCACAAGGGATTGATATTCAAGATATTATTTCTGAAATAGTAAAGCATTATATTCCTAAAGCATTAGCGCATTCCAATGGCAGTAAGTCTAAAGCGGCTGAGTTATTAGGCCTTAAAAACTACCAAACACTCACTAACTGGATGGATAAATACAACGTGAAGTAA
- a CDS encoding DEAD/DEAH box helicase family protein, with protein MKSQNFEFLRPENEALANLAGLAEAVLHIDPGSTLTRLRSFAEELTKTLYKEENLPRMPMASFHELASDSVFKNCTDPSLVNYIHMLRKQGNATAHGGEGDKRSALINLDIAHQLSMYLAVKYYDKKASQIPAMKAISDTNVLALKVAGSLVKAKEELEKQKKLNDELLEKIEKERTKNLQYLDAPAFPDQLKRKQESEAIADSLQWSEAKTRKLLIDAMLVQAGWNVSDPEQVGIEVEVAFANNPSGKGYVDYVLWGSDGKPLAVVEAKRASNASDQAGREQARLYANSLEQQYGQRPVIFYTNGYETFIWDDVQYNTPRIVYGFYSKESLDYLIYQRQYRDNQLEQNNPNLNIADRLYQINAIKSVAHTFQEQRRKALIIQATGTGKTRVSIALADLMLNAGWAKRVLFLCDRKELRTQASEAFKTNLPSEPRCEIGETNKIDENARIYVSTYPGMMNRFAQLDVGFFDLIIADESHRSIYNRYRDIFDYFDALQVGLTATPVKFISRNTFDMFGCETTDPTYQFGLKEAIEHEPPYLVDFKVKDVTTEFLRDGIHYNDLTDEQKRQLEDDLGFDEAQNAKYQGKDIGRKIFSEKTDQEILENLMNYGIKDETHSLVGKTIVFANNQKHAEHLEKLFCKLYPQYGNKVCKVIHNKVPHVESLIKEFKKGANDFRIAISVDMLDTGIDVPEVVNLVFAKTIKSSVKFWQMIGRGTRLCENLFGPGKDKTEFLIFDHYGNFDFFEQAYQEPSDVGGKPLLQTCFEARVNLAIQALKHNHSEGFDSAIELIKADLADLPRDSVAVRKVLRQVDTLLQTNSLQQLDATTQHLLLDTMAPLMAVRPLKDKHATQLDRLIATVQTCLIEHASCFEDGRDTLIEHMSTLAVNIQAVRQKQAIIDEVNSAEFWQAPSIEKLEKARSQLRGIMKFRQSESTAGRDPLKTRTQDGKVVTEVREHKLYNRDEVSVYRRRAKELLDNLVATNPILQKIRAHEPVSEDDLKNLTSTILTTHPTVSLDALNAFYGRTADQLHMTLQELVGLDAEKVSEHFTDFVHRHPNLTAQQVRFMDLLKTYIANYGFIDIAKLYEAPFTSVSPNGVDGVFKDTDVDDLVSVLKPFIKQDVQYGSK; from the coding sequence ATGAAATCACAAAATTTTGAGTTTTTACGTCCTGAAAACGAAGCCTTAGCCAATCTTGCTGGGTTGGCCGAAGCGGTGTTGCATATTGACCCTGGTAGTACTTTGACACGCTTACGCAGTTTTGCTGAAGAACTCACCAAAACCCTATACAAAGAGGAAAACTTGCCGCGTATGCCTATGGCAAGTTTTCACGAATTGGCCAGCGACAGCGTGTTTAAAAATTGCACAGACCCTTCCTTGGTGAACTACATCCATATGTTGCGTAAGCAAGGCAATGCAACCGCACACGGTGGTGAAGGGGACAAGCGTTCTGCGCTCATTAATTTAGATATCGCCCATCAGTTATCTATGTATCTTGCCGTTAAATATTATGACAAAAAAGCGTCACAAATCCCTGCCATGAAGGCGATTTCGGACACAAACGTGCTTGCTCTAAAAGTGGCGGGTTCGTTAGTCAAGGCCAAAGAAGAATTAGAAAAACAAAAGAAGCTAAACGACGAGCTGCTTGAAAAAATTGAAAAAGAGCGCACCAAAAACCTCCAGTATTTGGATGCGCCAGCGTTTCCGGATCAGCTGAAACGTAAACAAGAAAGTGAAGCCATTGCCGATAGCTTGCAATGGAGCGAAGCAAAAACGCGCAAACTCTTAATTGATGCCATGTTGGTGCAAGCCGGTTGGAATGTGTCTGATCCAGAGCAAGTCGGCATCGAAGTGGAAGTTGCTTTTGCCAATAATCCATCTGGCAAAGGGTATGTGGATTATGTGTTGTGGGGAAGTGATGGTAAACCTCTTGCTGTGGTAGAAGCTAAGCGCGCAAGTAACGCCTCGGATCAAGCGGGTCGTGAACAAGCTCGACTCTATGCGAACTCGCTTGAGCAGCAATACGGCCAGCGTCCGGTGATCTTCTATACCAACGGCTATGAGACCTTTATTTGGGACGATGTCCAATACAACACGCCGCGAATCGTCTATGGCTTTTACAGCAAAGAGAGCCTTGATTACCTTATTTATCAACGCCAATACCGTGATAACCAGCTTGAACAAAACAACCCAAACTTAAACATTGCCGATCGCCTGTATCAAATTAATGCCATTAAATCGGTGGCTCATACTTTTCAAGAGCAGCGCCGCAAAGCCTTAATTATCCAAGCGACCGGCACAGGCAAAACCCGTGTTTCCATTGCGCTGGCGGATCTCATGCTAAACGCGGGCTGGGCAAAACGCGTGCTGTTTCTCTGTGACCGCAAAGAGCTACGAACCCAAGCCAGTGAGGCGTTTAAGACTAACTTACCCAGTGAACCACGGTGTGAAATCGGTGAAACCAATAAAATCGACGAAAACGCGCGTATTTATGTTTCCACCTATCCCGGCATGATGAACCGCTTTGCTCAGTTAGATGTGGGCTTCTTTGATCTGATTATTGCCGATGAAAGCCACCGCAGTATTTATAATCGTTACCGCGATATTTTTGATTATTTCGATGCATTACAGGTGGGGTTGACCGCCACACCAGTGAAATTCATTAGTCGTAATACCTTTGATATGTTCGGTTGCGAAACCACGGATCCGACTTATCAATTTGGCCTAAAAGAAGCCATCGAGCATGAGCCACCCTATTTGGTAGACTTTAAAGTCAAAGACGTCACCACAGAGTTTCTCCGTGATGGTATTCATTACAACGACTTAACCGACGAGCAAAAGCGCCAGCTAGAAGATGACCTTGGTTTTGACGAAGCGCAAAATGCCAAGTATCAAGGTAAAGACATTGGTCGTAAAATTTTCAGCGAGAAAACCGACCAAGAAATCCTTGAAAACCTGATGAACTATGGCATCAAGGATGAAACCCACTCTCTAGTCGGAAAAACCATTGTCTTTGCCAACAACCAAAAACACGCCGAGCATTTGGAAAAACTCTTCTGCAAGCTCTACCCACAATATGGCAACAAAGTCTGCAAAGTCATCCATAACAAGGTGCCCCATGTTGAGAGCCTAATTAAAGAATTTAAAAAAGGCGCTAATGACTTCCGTATTGCTATTTCGGTCGACATGTTGGACACAGGTATCGACGTGCCAGAAGTGGTGAACCTCGTTTTTGCTAAAACAATAAAGTCGTCAGTTAAGTTCTGGCAGATGATTGGTCGCGGCACGCGCTTATGTGAAAACCTATTTGGTCCCGGCAAAGACAAAACCGAGTTTTTGATTTTTGATCACTATGGCAACTTTGATTTCTTTGAACAAGCATACCAAGAGCCAAGCGATGTGGGCGGCAAACCACTACTGCAAACCTGCTTCGAGGCCCGAGTCAACCTTGCGATTCAAGCCCTCAAACACAACCACAGTGAAGGCTTTGATAGCGCGATTGAGTTAATCAAAGCGGATCTGGCTGATTTACCAAGAGATAGTGTGGCCGTGCGCAAAGTATTGCGCCAAGTGGATACGCTTCTGCAAACCAATAGCTTGCAGCAGCTCGACGCAACAACGCAGCATCTATTATTAGACACCATGGCACCGCTGATGGCGGTTCGTCCTCTCAAAGACAAACACGCCACACAGCTAGATCGTTTGATCGCTACGGTTCAAACCTGCCTGATCGAACACGCCAGCTGCTTTGAAGATGGACGCGACACCCTAATCGAGCATATGTCTACCTTGGCGGTTAACATTCAAGCGGTGCGTCAAAAACAAGCCATCATCGACGAAGTGAACAGCGCCGAATTTTGGCAAGCGCCAAGTATCGAAAAACTCGAAAAGGCTCGTAGCCAACTGCGCGGTATCATGAAATTCCGCCAAAGCGAATCAACAGCGGGCAGAGATCCACTCAAAACTCGCACTCAAGATGGCAAAGTTGTAACAGAGGTGCGCGAGCATAAACTTTATAACAGAGACGAAGTCAGCGTTTACCGTCGACGAGCCAAAGAGCTGCTAGACAACCTAGTTGCGACAAATCCGATATTACAAAAAATCAGAGCCCACGAGCCAGTGTCCGAAGACGACCTTAAAAACCTTACCTCGACTATTTTGACCACGCACCCAACCGTGAGTTTGGATGCCCTGAATGCTTTTTATGGTCGCACCGCTGATCAGCTGCACATGACCTTGCAAGAACTCGTTGGCCTGGATGCAGAAAAGGTGAGCGAACACTTCACCGATTTTGTGCATCGTCACCCCAATTTAACCGCGCAACAAGTGCGCTTTATGGATCTCTTGAAAACCTACATCGCCAACTACGGCTTTATCGACATTGCCAAACTTTACGAAGCGCCTTTTACCAGCGTCAGCCCCAATGGCGTCGATGGCGTATTTAAAGACACAGACGTAGACGACCTTGTATCCGTGCTCAAACCCTTTATCAAACAGGATGTTCAATATGGGAGCAAATAA
- a CDS encoding NnrU family protein translates to MLILIMGLVIFFCVHSVRLVAPQWREASFSQQGAMRWRVRFGLITLLATAFIIMGYLQMRAEPVWLWFPPVWSRHLAALLMLVALFFVGSAVIPNTTMKKKIGYPMLIAVKVWAFAHLISNGNLADVLLFGSFLVWSIVSFVVYRRRDRKAGVVREGESGVPFDLAAFTFAMVSWFTIVFYLHQSIIGVSPLV, encoded by the coding sequence ATGTTGATTTTAATCATGGGGCTAGTGATTTTCTTTTGTGTGCACTCCGTTCGTTTGGTGGCACCGCAGTGGCGTGAGGCCAGTTTTTCACAACAGGGTGCAATGCGTTGGCGGGTACGTTTTGGGCTGATTACCTTATTGGCCACGGCGTTTATTATCATGGGCTATCTGCAAATGCGTGCCGAACCGGTTTGGTTATGGTTTCCGCCCGTTTGGTCGCGCCATTTGGCGGCGTTATTAATGCTGGTCGCGCTGTTTTTTGTTGGCTCTGCGGTGATACCGAATACCACGATGAAAAAGAAAATCGGTTATCCAATGTTGATTGCGGTGAAGGTGTGGGCGTTTGCTCATCTTATCAGTAATGGCAATCTTGCCGATGTTTTGCTATTTGGCAGCTTTTTGGTGTGGTCTATTGTGAGCTTTGTGGTTTATCGTCGTCGTGACCGAAAAGCCGGTGTGGTGCGAGAAGGCGAATCGGGTGTGCCGTTTGATTTAGCGGCTTTTACCTTTGCCATGGTGTCTTGGTTTACGATTGTGTTTTATCTGCATCAGTCGATTATTGGTGTTTCGCCGCTCGTTTAA
- a CDS encoding PDDEXK nuclease domain-containing protein: MGANNTLPDVLYGQIANLLQQARLQVKKTINHQMVSTYWEIGHLIVEHEQQGQARAEYGKQQLQQLSKRLTDEFGKGFDVTNLRFMRQFYLAFPKRDAVRRELSWTHHRILMNMYVRMYEEQKRASDDNPTIGLILCSERNNTVAKYSVLNESKQLFASKYVTALPTEEELQQELEREREHILRIQEQRAAYQSTSA; encoded by the coding sequence ATGGGAGCAAATAATACACTTCCCGATGTGCTGTATGGGCAAATTGCCAACCTATTACAGCAGGCACGCCTGCAGGTTAAAAAAACCATTAACCATCAAATGGTGTCGACCTATTGGGAAATTGGCCATTTAATAGTAGAGCATGAGCAACAGGGACAAGCGCGGGCAGAATACGGTAAACAGCAGTTGCAACAGCTTTCCAAACGACTAACGGATGAGTTTGGCAAAGGCTTTGATGTGACAAATTTGCGTTTTATGCGTCAATTTTATCTCGCATTTCCAAAACGCGACGCAGTGCGTCGTGAATTGAGTTGGACGCATCATCGCATTTTAATGAATATGTACGTGCGCATGTACGAAGAGCAAAAACGTGCCAGTGATGACAACCCAACCATTGGTTTGATCCTCTGCAGCGAGCGCAACAACACGGTTGCTAAATATTCTGTACTCAACGAAAGCAAACAGCTTTTTGCTTCCAAGTACGTTACTGCCTTACCCACTGAAGAAGAATTGCAACAAGAACTTGAACGCGAGCGCGAACACATACTGCGTATCCAAGAGCAGCGCGCGGCGTATCAATCGACTTCCGCTTAA
- a CDS encoding FUSC family protein: MLLLKALFTQFKALFAWSDIKRPWHLAVLAALCVGIPPLIGAAVDQFAVATLSSLGAMVILYLPKTRIAHRMVTLAMCSFGFMVCFSVGALASFNPYLSALALGLLSFGAIVITRYYRLPPPGSFFFILVSCLAIYLPFDLSQFSHNVGMVALGGMLSCVMAFFYSLITGANGLAETKIETDTQVNAIILEGALVAFFIALSYAVAVLLALPNALWVPISCAAILQGATYRIIWHRNIHRIVGTALGMGVAWCLFSLQPNYWMLAFSMILFQFVVELLIVKNYGAAVIFITPLTVIMAEFTSANTTTDVLLLHRLIDISIGSAIGIIGGTIFHRTSFLHYIESKMNARSSLSGRRPS; encoded by the coding sequence GTGCTCTTGTTAAAAGCGTTATTTACTCAATTTAAGGCACTGTTTGCATGGAGCGATATTAAGCGCCCTTGGCATCTTGCTGTTCTGGCGGCGTTGTGTGTGGGTATTCCACCTTTAATTGGTGCTGCGGTGGACCAATTTGCAGTAGCGACCTTATCGAGTTTGGGGGCCATGGTGATTTTGTACTTACCCAAAACTCGTATAGCACATCGAATGGTGACCTTGGCCATGTGCTCCTTCGGCTTTATGGTGTGTTTTAGCGTGGGCGCGCTGGCAAGTTTTAACCCTTACCTGTCGGCCTTGGCGTTAGGTCTGTTGTCTTTTGGGGCGATTGTGATCACGCGTTACTATCGCTTGCCGCCGCCGGGCAGCTTTTTCTTTATCTTGGTGTCATGCTTAGCCATTTATTTGCCATTTGACCTGAGCCAATTTTCTCACAACGTTGGCATGGTCGCCCTTGGTGGTATGTTGTCTTGTGTGATGGCGTTTTTTTACAGCCTAATCACTGGTGCAAACGGTTTAGCAGAAACCAAAATCGAAACCGATACCCAAGTCAATGCGATTATTTTAGAAGGCGCCTTAGTGGCGTTTTTTATTGCTTTGTCTTATGCGGTGGCGGTGTTACTGGCATTGCCAAATGCGCTTTGGGTGCCGATTTCTTGCGCCGCTATTTTACAAGGCGCGACCTATCGTATTATTTGGCACCGTAATATTCATCGCATTGTTGGTACGGCGCTGGGTATGGGCGTTGCTTGGTGTTTATTTTCCCTACAGCCAAACTATTGGATGTTGGCGTTTAGCATGATCCTCTTTCAATTTGTTGTGGAATTGTTGATTGTAAAAAACTACGGCGCTGCGGTGATTTTTATCACCCCTTTAACCGTGATTATGGCGGAATTTACCAGCGCGAATACGACCACAGACGTTCTATTGCTTCATCGCTTAATAGACATTTCTATTGGCAGCGCGATTGGCATCATCGGCGGCACTATTTTCCATCGAACCTCTTTTCTTCACTATATCGAATCTAAAATGAATGCCCGCAGCTCGTTGTCTGGCCGTCGGCCTTCTTAG
- a CDS encoding methyl-accepting chemotaxis protein translates to MRLSLQTKITLQSILVAIVIAVGIGGVSFYNFMTASDTRIQSEVSSQADTISTYINSWSNDRIGTMQSVKNKIQASLQQNPDVSEKDILNILQQAQSSLNFGMTFLGLENGAMYRHDPSLNSADYDPRERSWYVDAKAKNSAYVTAPYVSASTQKLSMTFVEPIILNGKFIGAIGGLVFLDSLMDTIMAMNVAGDGYSTLFDGDGKIIAHPNRNLILKDAADLSPVLDSRFFKSTQKQARFTQLELDGKTIKMYASNIEGSPWVLGLMMKQQTLNAPMVKLGTSLVISVLVLLLIASLILVQVTRFLLKDLRRVSDSMAQIAQGNGDLTQRLTTNSKDEIAILVGNFNQFVALLHGTISHLKDIGHKLAGEANAAHDSSHNSAQKLAEQQHNISMVATAIHQMSQATQEIASNATNTAVNADETVAASNLGQGQVIKSQDSIRTLAADIQGVADVINDLSKNADGINTILTTISAIAEQTNLLALNAAIEAARAGEQGRGFAVVADEVRVLSQRTYSSIEEIQKMIEALQGITKDAVAKIQLSHTRANSSVEDVNQAKDSLDKIQQAVTTINDRAAQIATATEEQTSVTAEVNQNTVDIQQGSTELVVLATESASRAEELKRLADDLTKNINHFRT, encoded by the coding sequence ATGCGCCTTTCACTGCAAACTAAAATCACCCTACAATCCATCTTGGTTGCGATTGTCATCGCTGTCGGGATTGGCGGCGTTTCTTTTTATAATTTCATGACCGCCAGCGACACTAGAATTCAGTCCGAAGTCAGTTCCCAAGCAGACACCATATCAACCTACATTAACAGCTGGTCAAACGACCGTATTGGCACCATGCAGTCGGTAAAAAATAAAATCCAAGCGTCCTTACAGCAAAACCCTGATGTCAGCGAAAAAGACATACTGAATATACTTCAGCAGGCTCAGAGCAGTTTGAACTTTGGTATGACGTTTTTAGGCTTAGAAAATGGTGCCATGTATCGACATGACCCATCGTTAAATAGCGCCGACTACGACCCACGTGAACGCAGTTGGTATGTTGACGCAAAAGCCAAAAACAGCGCCTATGTCACAGCGCCTTATGTTTCAGCTTCAACACAAAAACTGTCTATGACATTTGTCGAGCCGATCATTTTGAACGGCAAATTTATTGGTGCCATTGGTGGACTTGTCTTTTTAGATAGCTTAATGGACACCATTATGGCGATGAATGTTGCAGGCGATGGTTACAGCACGCTGTTTGATGGTGACGGTAAGATCATCGCTCATCCAAACCGCAATCTTATTTTAAAAGACGCGGCGGACCTGTCTCCGGTTCTCGATAGCCGTTTTTTTAAAAGCACACAAAAACAAGCCCGTTTCACTCAGCTAGAACTCGATGGTAAAACGATCAAGATGTACGCCAGTAATATTGAGGGAAGCCCATGGGTGTTGGGGCTAATGATGAAGCAACAAACATTAAACGCTCCAATGGTTAAGCTAGGAACCAGCTTAGTGATTAGTGTGCTGGTCTTATTGCTTATTGCGTCTTTGATCCTGGTTCAAGTCACTCGCTTCCTTTTGAAAGACTTACGTCGAGTGTCGGACAGTATGGCGCAAATTGCTCAAGGGAACGGAGATTTAACCCAACGCTTAACCACCAACTCTAAAGACGAGATCGCCATCTTGGTTGGCAACTTTAACCAATTCGTGGCGCTATTGCATGGCACCATTTCGCATCTAAAAGACATTGGTCATAAGCTCGCTGGCGAAGCCAATGCGGCCCATGATTCGTCTCATAACAGTGCGCAAAAATTGGCAGAGCAACAGCATAATATTTCCATGGTCGCGACGGCGATTCATCAGATGTCTCAAGCCACCCAAGAAATTGCCAGCAACGCCACCAATACCGCCGTCAATGCCGATGAAACCGTCGCCGCCAGCAATCTTGGCCAAGGTCAGGTTATCAAGAGCCAAGACAGCATTAGAACGCTCGCCGCTGACATACAGGGCGTGGCCGATGTGATCAACGATTTAAGCAAAAACGCCGATGGCATCAACACTATTTTGACTACGATTTCAGCCATCGCCGAGCAAACCAACTTGCTTGCCCTAAACGCTGCGATCGAAGCCGCTCGTGCCGGTGAACAAGGTCGTGGATTTGCCGTGGTGGCCGATGAAGTGCGCGTGCTTTCACAACGCACTTACAGCTCTATTGAAGAAATTCAAAAAATGATCGAGGCTTTGCAAGGCATCACCAAAGACGCCGTTGCTAAGATTCAATTAAGCCATACCCGAGCAAACAGCAGCGTGGAAGACGTTAATCAGGCCAAAGACAGCTTGGATAAAATCCAACAAGCAGTCACCACAATCAATGACCGCGCGGCACAAATTGCCACCGCCACCGAAGAGCAAACCAGCGTTACCGCCGAGGTCAATCAAAACACCGTAGACATTCAGCAAGGCTCCACTGAATTAGTGGTTCTGGCGACCGAAAGCGCATCACGCGCAGAAGAGTTAAAACGCTTGGCAGATGATTTGACCAAAAACATCAACCACTTTAGAACCTAA